The proteins below come from a single Streptomyces sp. MRC013 genomic window:
- a CDS encoding restriction endonuclease subunit S yields MKLVSLSHPVTSDWLADQGFRLDPSPYLSGALEARKLLERLPNTVRLNNMTAGHNGGIFNGPKFSRVYLDDLNHTVPFLGSTDMMEADFSFLPQLSTKVADKFPYLEVKPGMTLISCSGTVGRMAYVRPDMAGIWSSQHVMKVAANTERIPSGYLYTFLRSKFGVPMIASSAYGAIIQHIEPHHIADLPVPRFEEKLEERIHRMVELSARLRAHFQAGLVAATEDFFRSVDLPELIDIRWHQQDRDLGFEVEEVGPTTLRALNFAPRAMRLIDKLGSVPGKTLGEICAGGTLRTGARFKRIDADPTHGVRLVGQRQAFWIRPEGRWISAAQAPDDILQQDETVLVAAHGTLGENEVYARSILVTGSWLENAFSQDFVRVLSGDEEVTGAYLFALFRSDAMFRILRSMSVGGKQQEYHSRLLRDLPIPLAAPEDRHRIAETVRRAYRNRDRADVLEDQALALLTEAIEGAAA; encoded by the coding sequence GTGAAGCTCGTCAGCCTGTCCCACCCGGTCACGTCGGATTGGCTCGCCGACCAGGGGTTCCGGCTGGATCCTTCGCCCTATTTGTCGGGGGCGTTGGAGGCTCGGAAGCTGTTGGAGCGGTTGCCGAATACCGTGCGTCTGAACAACATGACCGCGGGACACAATGGGGGAATTTTCAACGGACCGAAGTTCAGCAGGGTTTACCTGGATGACCTGAACCACACCGTGCCCTTCTTGGGTAGCACCGATATGATGGAGGCAGACTTCAGCTTTCTGCCCCAGCTGAGCACGAAGGTCGCGGACAAGTTTCCGTACCTCGAAGTCAAGCCGGGCATGACGCTCATCTCGTGCTCAGGAACGGTTGGGCGGATGGCCTACGTACGCCCAGACATGGCCGGCATCTGGTCTTCCCAGCACGTCATGAAGGTGGCAGCGAACACAGAACGGATCCCGTCCGGCTACCTGTACACCTTCCTGCGCAGCAAGTTCGGCGTCCCGATGATCGCGAGTTCGGCGTACGGCGCGATCATCCAGCACATCGAGCCGCACCACATCGCCGACCTGCCCGTACCTCGGTTCGAAGAGAAGTTGGAAGAGCGGATCCACCGCATGGTGGAGCTCAGCGCCCGCCTGCGGGCACACTTCCAAGCTGGACTGGTGGCCGCAACGGAGGACTTCTTCAGGAGCGTCGACCTGCCCGAGCTGATCGACATTCGCTGGCATCAGCAGGATCGGGACCTCGGGTTCGAGGTAGAGGAGGTCGGGCCGACCACCCTGCGGGCGCTCAACTTCGCTCCGCGGGCTATGCGACTCATTGACAAGTTGGGTTCGGTACCAGGTAAGACATTGGGCGAGATCTGCGCGGGCGGCACACTCAGGACCGGTGCCCGCTTCAAGCGCATTGACGCCGATCCCACGCATGGCGTGCGGCTCGTGGGACAACGCCAAGCGTTTTGGATCCGGCCCGAAGGACGTTGGATCAGCGCTGCACAGGCTCCTGACGACATCCTGCAGCAGGATGAAACAGTGCTCGTTGCAGCCCACGGAACCCTGGGGGAGAACGAGGTCTACGCTCGCTCGATCCTGGTCACAGGGAGCTGGTTGGAGAATGCGTTCAGCCAGGACTTCGTCCGCGTTCTGAGCGGCGACGAAGAAGTGACGGGCGCGTATCTATTCGCACTGTTCCGCTCAGATGCCATGTTCCGGATCCTTCGATCCATGAGCGTGGGGGGGAAGCAGCAGGAATACCACTCCCGGCTGCTGCGCGATCTTCCCATCCCCCTCGCCGCCCCCGAAGACCGCCACCGCATCGCCGAAACAGTCCGCCGCGCCTACCGTAACCGCGACCGCGCCGACGTCCTCGAAGACCAGGCGCTCGCCCTGCTGACCGAAGCCATCGAGGGGGCCGCTGCCTGA
- a CDS encoding serine/threonine protein kinase has protein sequence MGARIVAVGEAVNDAERRVIAYLRDQGPDDWTVLHSVEIPQQDELFEVDLVVVTGHAVYVIDVKGTRGRIEVEGSRWHPARRAPFRSPLPKLRGHAKKLKSILENAHPQLARVYTDALVVLPAPDAVLVDHTPDQRDLKATVTLPELIGRLADAGRVPVATRPVDADISAHHATIVGTVQGSSRAPSGPLRFGSWEVIERLSESQRAPGIDVLDEYRAKNALAVQGSGTVRLSVRAADPYAPAADRLMRQKQIGIAYEALGKLPPHPHIVGVRDFFALDDESAYVTVYDDVPGHALRLHLGEGADDPLTADAKLRTIRHILLGLAHAHSRRIAHRELSPSTVLITQDGRAVLTGFDYAKTAQQRGHTVMHQARAAAEAAYLAPECHADPRRMLEPADIYAVGVIGFELLTGHVPFSSATEQASAGGRLPASELEAAGVRTELAHWLQTLCATDPQERPTAVEALRRLDLAVGAQRAPRKRLSSAAPPAPPGTPPPAPAAAADGPRDPSFFKNLAADFQLGTKYIVRNRLGRPGSFGVAYRVYDTIRNVDRAVKLVLHDRDSPLERLRREASVLERLTSAPHPNVVAMVDADRLLPPDNYPYLVFAFVEGRDVSEVIRDGRLGPADVLRLGTDTARGLAHIHRLGVWHCDIKPSNLLWTDDGVKLIDFGIAKTADSSEGHTHTSPRYTPPDLDEVPADGSGFADRDLFALGVTMYEALTGGQYPWGDAGQPPPGMQALDPRTIFSGFGDLSPGLVEILLRAVSPYRAERFSSAEELLSALEALGAARVPVPRSAQPEDADPASVSPAAPAAEPAPNTNPYVAHLQTLYSQSHRSNRGTRGLDPQGMQVYVETALDRALVPALRAGKHALVIVTGNAGDGKTAFLESFEAQARKLDAQFGPDRLNGSDFTLDGHRFRTNHDGSQDEADAASDDVLEDFFAPYAGDDATGWAGQGETRLIAVNEGRLVDFLSHHHERFPLLSKLVNIGLAGGETGDAVAVVNLNTRDVTARPADEEGNPVDDESILERMLDRMTHERFWEVCASCDIADTCYARHNAQTFRHPDAGPQVKRRLRRVYELTQLRGRLHITLRDLRSALAYTLTSGRDCAEIHAVHAADEAQPLLDSYYFSAYLGTPPAPNGLPRERDRLLRLLRETDVAAPPQPQLDRRLDYTGLIDDRALVAIDGRSDRDRQLIAAQFAMLARSTSALSEDILAHRRHLGAARRLLYFELRDDARAERMLPYPSALRFLSLLASPTAAAAARDELLYALNRGEGLAAPDRIGEAMALKLRTVPHGTVRSFRLFPAAGFTLEPGDAPASIYVEGSRTALRLRYQDPDGRQGAEAELAIGLDLFELLQRFAQGYRPGVADVQGQQLALSVFKNRLASVPYQEVLLTAHGHDLRRVHRTPDHALHMEDLSAVSGDGNEEETWR, from the coding sequence ATGGGAGCCAGGATCGTTGCCGTTGGGGAGGCCGTCAACGATGCCGAGCGGCGGGTGATCGCGTATCTGCGCGATCAGGGACCGGACGACTGGACGGTCCTGCACTCCGTCGAAATCCCGCAGCAAGACGAGCTGTTCGAGGTCGACCTCGTCGTCGTCACCGGGCACGCCGTGTACGTCATCGACGTCAAGGGCACCCGGGGCCGCATCGAGGTCGAGGGAAGCCGGTGGCATCCAGCGAGGCGCGCGCCGTTCAGGAGCCCGTTGCCAAAGCTGCGCGGCCACGCCAAGAAGCTGAAGAGCATCCTGGAAAACGCGCACCCACAACTGGCCCGTGTCTACACGGATGCGCTCGTCGTGCTGCCGGCCCCTGACGCAGTACTGGTCGATCACACGCCGGACCAACGGGACCTCAAGGCGACCGTGACGCTGCCCGAGCTGATCGGTCGTCTCGCCGACGCCGGCCGCGTTCCTGTAGCGACCCGTCCTGTGGATGCCGACATCTCGGCTCACCACGCGACCATCGTCGGCACTGTCCAGGGCAGCTCCCGTGCCCCGTCCGGCCCGCTCCGCTTCGGGAGCTGGGAGGTGATCGAGCGGCTCAGCGAGTCCCAGCGCGCTCCCGGCATCGACGTACTGGACGAGTACCGGGCGAAGAACGCCCTTGCTGTGCAGGGTTCGGGCACGGTACGGCTCTCGGTACGCGCCGCCGACCCGTACGCTCCCGCCGCGGACCGGTTGATGCGGCAGAAGCAGATCGGGATCGCGTACGAAGCACTCGGCAAGCTGCCTCCCCACCCGCATATCGTCGGGGTGCGGGACTTCTTCGCGCTGGATGACGAGAGCGCGTACGTCACCGTCTACGACGACGTTCCGGGCCATGCCCTGCGGCTTCATCTGGGTGAGGGCGCCGACGATCCTCTCACGGCGGACGCGAAGTTGCGGACCATCCGTCACATCCTGCTCGGCCTGGCCCACGCACACAGCCGCCGCATCGCGCACCGCGAGCTCAGCCCGTCCACCGTCCTGATCACGCAGGACGGCCGGGCCGTGCTGACGGGCTTCGACTACGCGAAGACGGCGCAGCAGCGCGGCCACACCGTAATGCACCAGGCCCGTGCCGCGGCCGAGGCGGCATACCTGGCGCCTGAGTGCCATGCCGATCCGAGACGGATGCTCGAACCCGCGGATATCTACGCCGTAGGCGTCATCGGCTTCGAGTTGCTCACCGGGCATGTGCCGTTCTCCTCCGCCACGGAGCAGGCCAGTGCGGGCGGTCGGCTGCCCGCCAGTGAACTCGAAGCCGCCGGTGTTCGCACCGAGCTGGCGCACTGGCTGCAGACGTTGTGCGCCACGGATCCCCAGGAGCGCCCGACAGCTGTCGAAGCTCTGCGCAGACTGGATCTTGCGGTGGGCGCGCAGCGTGCCCCGCGGAAACGTCTGAGTTCCGCGGCTCCCCCCGCGCCGCCCGGCACTCCGCCACCGGCACCTGCGGCAGCTGCCGACGGGCCCCGCGACCCATCGTTCTTCAAGAACCTGGCCGCCGACTTCCAGCTCGGCACGAAGTACATCGTGCGCAACCGGCTGGGCCGCCCCGGTTCCTTCGGTGTCGCCTACCGGGTGTACGACACGATAAGGAACGTCGACCGGGCAGTGAAGCTCGTCCTGCACGACCGCGACTCGCCGCTGGAGCGGCTGCGTCGCGAGGCGAGCGTTCTGGAGCGTCTGACCAGCGCTCCGCACCCCAATGTGGTGGCGATGGTGGACGCCGACCGGTTGCTGCCTCCGGACAACTACCCCTATCTCGTGTTCGCGTTCGTCGAGGGCAGGGACGTCAGCGAGGTGATCCGCGACGGTCGGCTCGGCCCGGCCGATGTACTGCGCCTCGGAACCGATACGGCCCGGGGGCTCGCGCATATCCACAGGCTCGGGGTGTGGCATTGCGACATCAAGCCCAGCAACCTGCTGTGGACCGACGACGGCGTCAAGCTCATCGACTTCGGAATCGCCAAGACCGCGGACTCCTCCGAGGGGCACACCCACACCAGTCCCCGCTATACCCCGCCCGATCTGGATGAGGTGCCTGCCGACGGCAGCGGATTCGCCGATCGTGATCTGTTTGCCCTGGGCGTCACGATGTACGAGGCTCTCACGGGCGGGCAGTACCCGTGGGGAGACGCCGGTCAGCCGCCGCCCGGCATGCAGGCCCTTGATCCGCGCACCATCTTCAGCGGCTTCGGCGATCTCTCGCCCGGGCTGGTGGAAATCCTGCTGAGGGCCGTCTCGCCGTACCGTGCGGAGCGCTTCAGCTCGGCCGAGGAACTACTCTCCGCGCTGGAGGCTCTGGGAGCCGCCCGTGTGCCTGTGCCTCGGTCCGCCCAGCCAGAGGATGCCGACCCTGCCAGTGTGTCCCCGGCCGCCCCGGCTGCCGAACCGGCGCCCAACACCAACCCGTACGTAGCCCACTTGCAGACGCTCTACAGCCAGAGCCACCGCAGCAACCGCGGCACCCGCGGCCTCGACCCTCAGGGCATGCAGGTGTACGTCGAGACGGCCCTGGACCGCGCGTTGGTCCCTGCTCTGCGCGCGGGAAAGCACGCGCTGGTCATCGTCACCGGTAACGCGGGCGACGGGAAAACCGCATTCCTGGAGAGCTTCGAGGCCCAGGCGCGCAAACTCGATGCCCAGTTCGGACCCGATCGCCTCAACGGCAGTGATTTCACGCTCGACGGACATCGCTTCCGAACCAACCACGACGGCAGCCAGGACGAGGCCGATGCCGCCAGCGACGACGTACTGGAGGACTTCTTCGCACCGTACGCCGGCGACGACGCCACCGGCTGGGCGGGGCAGGGGGAAACTCGCCTGATCGCGGTGAACGAGGGACGCCTGGTGGACTTTCTCAGCCACCACCACGAGCGCTTCCCGCTCCTGTCCAAGCTGGTCAACATCGGCCTGGCGGGCGGGGAAACCGGTGACGCGGTCGCCGTGGTCAACCTCAACACACGTGATGTGACCGCCCGCCCGGCCGACGAGGAAGGCAACCCTGTCGACGACGAGTCGATTCTGGAGCGGATGCTGGACCGCATGACGCATGAGCGCTTCTGGGAGGTGTGCGCGTCCTGCGACATCGCCGATACCTGCTACGCGCGGCACAACGCCCAGACGTTCCGCCACCCCGACGCGGGTCCACAGGTCAAGCGTCGGCTGCGCAGGGTCTACGAGCTCACCCAACTGCGCGGCCGACTCCACATCACCCTGCGCGATCTGCGTTCCGCTCTCGCCTACACGCTCACCTCGGGACGAGACTGCGCGGAGATTCACGCAGTGCACGCGGCAGACGAGGCGCAACCCCTGCTCGACAGCTACTACTTCTCCGCCTACCTGGGCACCCCACCGGCTCCGAACGGACTGCCCAGAGAGCGGGACCGACTGCTGAGGCTGCTTCGGGAGACGGACGTTGCCGCTCCGCCCCAGCCGCAGCTGGACCGGCGGCTCGACTACACCGGGCTCATCGACGACCGCGCCTTGGTCGCCATCGACGGACGCTCCGATCGGGACAGGCAGCTGATCGCGGCGCAGTTCGCCATGCTGGCGCGGTCCACCTCCGCGCTGTCGGAGGACATCCTCGCGCACCGCCGCCATCTGGGCGCGGCCCGGCGGCTGCTCTACTTCGAGCTCCGGGACGACGCGCGTGCCGAGCGCATGCTGCCCTATCCCTCCGCGCTGCGATTTCTTTCTCTGCTCGCCTCACCGACGGCTGCTGCGGCGGCCCGGGACGAGCTGCTGTACGCGCTCAACCGGGGAGAGGGGCTGGCAGCGCCGGACCGGATCGGTGAGGCCATGGCGTTGAAGCTGCGTACCGTGCCGCACGGCACGGTACGCAGCTTCCGGCTGTTCCCCGCTGCTGGCTTCACGCTGGAGCCCGGGGACGCCCCGGCCTCGATATACGTCGAAGGCAGCCGGACAGCACTGCGACTGCGCTACCAGGATCCTGACGGACGTCAGGGAGCGGAGGCTGAACTGGCCATCGGGCTCGACCTGTTCGAACTGCTGCAGCGCTTCGCCCAGGGGTACCGGCCGGGCGTCGCCGACGTGCAGGGGCAGCAGCTCGCCCTCTCTGTGTTCAAGAATCGGCTCGCCTCGGTGCCGTACCAGGAAGTGTTGCTCACCGCCCACGGACACGATCTGCGCCGGGTCCACCGCACACCGGATCATGCGCTGCACATGGAGGACCTGTCCGCCGTGTCCGGTGACGGGAATGAGGAGGAGACATGGCGCTGA
- a CDS encoding DUF5655 domain-containing protein has translation MTDLKLFRLDADGQDVELRGSTVTLEVELQRRVEAGMEAMLGIRFLASEYPTGPWHRGRIDSLGLDENGTPALIEYKKGADSGVLSQAVSYLSWLDSARHEFEALVKEKLGSEAAESIDWRNPRMVCIAAGFSHHDRVAVHRLRERVDLVRYRVFEGGLLSLLLIESTPGSTRPVSDRRQSREREVTARAAGGGGKASAQATATAGAVPGCLQDLYAELDEALTAWGEVEVAQLRHYIAYRRMVNVASVIFRPKHEAILVYLKVDPDTVELEEGFSRDMRGIGHLGTGDLEVRIASAADLEKAGPLIRRAFEAA, from the coding sequence GTGACCGACCTGAAGCTGTTCCGGCTGGATGCCGACGGCCAGGACGTCGAGCTGCGCGGCTCCACGGTGACGCTGGAGGTGGAGCTGCAGCGGCGGGTCGAGGCAGGCATGGAGGCCATGCTCGGCATCCGCTTCCTGGCGTCGGAGTACCCGACGGGGCCTTGGCACCGGGGCCGGATCGACTCGCTGGGCCTGGACGAGAACGGCACACCTGCGCTGATCGAGTACAAGAAAGGCGCCGACAGCGGTGTCCTATCTCAGGCTGTCTCCTACCTCTCGTGGTTGGACTCCGCGCGCCACGAGTTCGAGGCACTGGTCAAGGAGAAGCTGGGCTCCGAGGCCGCCGAGTCGATCGACTGGCGGAACCCTCGGATGGTCTGCATCGCCGCTGGCTTCTCGCACCACGACCGAGTCGCGGTGCACCGTCTGCGCGAGCGGGTCGACCTGGTGCGCTACCGCGTCTTCGAGGGTGGGCTGCTGAGCCTGCTACTGATCGAGTCCACTCCCGGATCCACGAGACCGGTCTCGGATCGTCGCCAGAGCCGCGAGCGGGAGGTCACGGCTCGTGCCGCTGGCGGAGGCGGGAAGGCATCCGCTCAGGCAACTGCCACCGCAGGTGCGGTTCCTGGCTGCCTGCAGGACCTGTACGCCGAACTGGACGAGGCCCTCACCGCCTGGGGCGAGGTCGAGGTGGCTCAGCTTCGGCACTACATCGCGTACCGCCGGATGGTGAACGTCGCCTCTGTCATCTTCCGTCCGAAGCACGAGGCGATCCTGGTCTACCTCAAGGTCGACCCGGACACGGTCGAGCTGGAGGAGGGCTTCTCGCGCGACATGCGTGGTATCGGCCACCTCGGGACCGGCGACCTGGAGGTGCGTATCGCGTCGGCAGCCGACCTGGAGAAGGCTGGACCGCTGATCCGGCGGGCGTTCGAGGCGGCCTGA
- a CDS encoding site-specific DNA-methyltransferase, whose amino-acid sequence MSYTLHRGDALTVLKTLPDESVNAVITDPPYNSGGRTSSDRTGRTARAKYVTAGSAHDLQNFPGENRDQRSYRSWLTALLTEAYRAATEHSVAMVFSDWRQEPTTSDALQMAGWTWSGTIPWIKPASRPRKGGFKQSAEFIIWGVKGSLDKNRDLYLPGHFIASQPRKDRVHITQKPVEIMQQLVQICPEGGTVLDPFTGSGSTGVAALREGRQFMGVELSAHYADVAEARLRAELTQDDFVLAGPEA is encoded by the coding sequence ATGAGCTACACGCTGCACCGAGGCGACGCCCTCACCGTGCTGAAGACCCTCCCGGACGAGAGCGTCAACGCCGTCATCACCGACCCCCCGTACAACTCCGGCGGACGCACCAGCTCGGACCGCACCGGCCGCACCGCCCGCGCCAAGTACGTCACGGCCGGATCGGCGCACGACCTGCAGAACTTCCCCGGCGAGAACCGCGACCAGCGGAGCTATCGAAGCTGGCTGACCGCACTGCTCACCGAGGCGTACAGGGCCGCGACCGAGCACTCCGTCGCCATGGTCTTCTCCGACTGGCGCCAGGAGCCCACCACGTCCGACGCCCTGCAGATGGCAGGCTGGACCTGGAGCGGAACCATCCCCTGGATCAAGCCCGCCAGCCGGCCCCGCAAGGGCGGGTTCAAGCAGTCGGCCGAGTTCATCATCTGGGGCGTCAAGGGCAGCCTCGACAAGAACCGGGACCTCTACCTGCCCGGCCACTTCATCGCCTCCCAACCCCGCAAGGACCGCGTCCACATCACCCAGAAGCCGGTCGAGATCATGCAGCAGCTCGTGCAGATCTGCCCCGAAGGCGGCACCGTCCTCGATCCCTTCACCGGCAGCGGTTCCACAGGCGTCGCCGCCTTGCGCGAGGGCCGGCAGTTCATGGGGGTCGAGCTCTCCGCGCATTACGCCGACGTCGCCGAGGCGAGGCTCCGAGCGGAGCTGACCCAGGACGACTTCGTCCTTGCAGGACCGGAGGCATGA
- a CDS encoding C40 family peptidase — MKKTTGAVVGLFASGPLLLAVPVLAIGAGTATASCSTGGPQAVETSAVAAQVKAILDGGGKGTVSVPGLGDPAEQIPNAKTIQATGVAMNIPARGQIVALATALQESGLRNLTYGDRDSLGLFQQRPSQGWGTANEILDPVHASTKFYEALEKVSGWQSLSVTQAAQAVQRSGFPEAYAKWEPLATALQQAIEPLLSKAGGTSPSPSPSGSDSTASAASSTAGGCTAGRDGTDFGTIPPGAVPTGYKIPADAPPKVQTAIRWALGQLGTPYQWGGSCTDSHGSDPMGRCDCSSLMQQAYRAAGVTLTRTTYTQVKEGKPVSVDALRPGDLVFTEGTAEVPEHVGMVVGQGLIVHAPRTGDVVRLTTLASWKPQILAARRVV; from the coding sequence ATGAAGAAGACCACCGGAGCGGTCGTCGGTCTCTTCGCCTCCGGTCCGCTCCTGCTGGCCGTTCCCGTCCTCGCCATCGGGGCCGGGACTGCTACGGCCTCCTGCTCGACCGGCGGTCCACAGGCTGTGGAGACCTCGGCCGTTGCCGCTCAGGTGAAGGCGATCCTGGACGGCGGCGGCAAGGGCACGGTCTCCGTGCCGGGCCTGGGAGACCCGGCCGAGCAGATCCCCAACGCCAAGACCATCCAGGCCACCGGCGTCGCGATGAACATCCCGGCCCGGGGCCAGATCGTGGCCCTGGCGACCGCCCTGCAGGAGAGCGGCCTGCGAAACCTCACCTACGGCGACCGCGACTCACTGGGCTTGTTCCAGCAGCGACCGTCGCAGGGCTGGGGCACCGCGAACGAGATCCTCGACCCGGTGCACGCCTCGACGAAGTTCTACGAGGCGTTGGAAAAGGTCTCGGGCTGGCAGTCCCTGTCCGTCACCCAGGCAGCCCAGGCGGTGCAGAGGTCCGGCTTCCCGGAGGCCTACGCGAAGTGGGAGCCCTTGGCCACCGCCTTGCAGCAGGCGATCGAGCCGCTGCTGTCGAAGGCCGGCGGCACGTCACCGAGCCCTTCGCCCTCCGGCTCGGACAGCACGGCCAGTGCCGCGTCGAGTACCGCAGGCGGCTGTACGGCCGGCAGGGACGGCACCGACTTCGGAACCATCCCGCCCGGCGCGGTGCCGACCGGATACAAGATCCCGGCAGACGCTCCGCCCAAGGTCCAGACAGCGATCCGCTGGGCGCTCGGCCAGCTCGGCACCCCGTACCAGTGGGGCGGGAGCTGCACCGACTCCCACGGGAGCGACCCCATGGGCCGCTGCGACTGCTCCTCGTTGATGCAGCAGGCGTACAGGGCCGCCGGGGTCACCCTCACGCGGACGACGTACACGCAGGTCAAGGAGGGCAAGCCGGTATCGGTCGACGCTCTCCGGCCCGGTGACCTCGTCTTCACCGAAGGGACCGCCGAAGTCCCGGAACACGTCGGGATGGTCGTCGGCCAGGGCCTGATCGTGCACGCCCCGCGCACCGGCGACGTGGTCCGCCTCACGACCCTCGCGTCCTGGAAGCCGCAGATTCTCGCGGCCCGCCGAGTCGTCTGA
- a CDS encoding type IV toxin-antitoxin system AbiEi family antitoxin domain-containing protein, which translates to MNVHELLRLLQTEHDETTARAENLREQIERLTTALAETEARLAELAATRKVIDGLTPHDHGTAPAETATATVYQRIVTTFNDHPQKVFRVRDLHEHLGLPTDEPSINVTRSRLGRLVRQGLLEQPERGRYQKRT; encoded by the coding sequence GTGAACGTCCACGAACTCCTGCGGCTGCTGCAGACCGAACACGACGAGACCACCGCACGAGCCGAGAACCTGCGCGAGCAGATCGAGCGGCTCACCACCGCCCTCGCCGAGACCGAAGCCCGCCTGGCCGAGCTCGCCGCCACCCGCAAGGTCATCGACGGCCTCACCCCACACGACCACGGAACGGCCCCCGCGGAGACCGCCACCGCGACCGTCTACCAGCGCATCGTGACCACGTTCAACGACCACCCCCAGAAGGTGTTCCGCGTCCGTGATCTGCACGAACACCTCGGCCTGCCCACCGACGAGCCCTCGATCAACGTCACCCGCTCCCGCCTGGGACGACTCGTCCGCCAAGGACTCCTCGAACAACCCGAACGCGGCCGCTACCAGAAACGGACTTAA
- a CDS encoding IS5 family transposase, with protein sequence MERMPYATDLSDEQWALIEPLVTAWKQERVARSATGNPGSCDLREVVNALLYQNRTGCQWRLLPHDLPAWSAVFYYFTLWRQDGLDQRIQEILRCQVRERSRRLEDPSLVIIDTQSVRVAAGVPKKTTGLDANKKTPGRKRGLAVDVLGLVIGVVVLAASAHDNEAGIALLDQAAERCGMRLEKVLVDQGFKDAVIIHGAVKDITVEVVRRNPGDEGKGFVPQPKRWVVEQVNGTLMLHRRLARDYDHRPDNAASRVYWASTAGMLRRLTTPTAAWRDDVELAA encoded by the coding sequence ATGGAACGGATGCCGTACGCAACCGACTTGTCCGACGAGCAGTGGGCACTGATCGAACCGCTGGTCACCGCGTGGAAGCAGGAGCGGGTGGCGCGGTCGGCGACCGGGAACCCGGGCTCCTGCGACCTGCGTGAGGTCGTGAACGCGCTGCTCTACCAGAACCGGACGGGCTGTCAGTGGCGGCTTCTGCCGCATGATCTCCCGGCCTGGTCTGCGGTGTTCTACTACTTCACCCTGTGGCGCCAGGACGGCCTTGACCAGCGAATCCAGGAGATCCTGCGCTGCCAGGTGCGGGAGAGGTCCAGACGATTAGAGGACCCGTCCCTGGTGATCATCGATACCCAGTCCGTCCGTGTGGCGGCCGGGGTGCCGAAGAAGACGACGGGACTGGACGCGAACAAGAAGACGCCCGGCAGGAAGCGGGGACTGGCCGTCGACGTGCTGGGCCTGGTCATCGGTGTGGTGGTCCTCGCCGCGAGCGCGCACGACAACGAAGCCGGCATCGCCCTGCTGGACCAGGCGGCCGAGCGGTGCGGGATGCGCCTGGAGAAAGTCCTGGTCGACCAGGGCTTCAAGGACGCCGTGATCATCCACGGGGCGGTGAAGGACATCACCGTCGAGGTGGTCCGCCGCAACCCCGGCGACGAAGGCAAGGGCTTCGTCCCGCAACCGAAGCGGTGGGTGGTTGAGCAGGTCAACGGCACCCTCATGCTGCACCGGCGCCTCGCCCGCGACTACGACCACCGGCCCGACAACGCGGCCTCACGCGTCTACTGGGCCTCCACCGCCGGCATGCTCCGCCGCCTGACCACCCCCACCGCCGCCTGGCGGGACGACGTGGAGCTGGCCGCGTGA
- a CDS encoding PPC domain-containing DNA-binding protein — protein sequence MRAHELTTGRTFGVTFDHGEDFFDALSAFCRDQGVRQGYIPSFIGAFAEAEIVGACEKLEDPDAPVWARTYVTNVEAFGAGTIAHDPETGGILPHIHVAAGLKAQSADGRTSHLLSAKVQFLSELFVVEVISPAMTRPRNPELYDVPLLTFGPPE from the coding sequence ATGCGTGCCCATGAACTGACCACCGGCCGGACGTTCGGCGTCACCTTCGACCACGGCGAGGACTTCTTCGACGCGCTCTCCGCGTTCTGCCGTGACCAAGGAGTGCGGCAGGGCTACATTCCCTCGTTCATCGGTGCGTTCGCCGAAGCGGAGATCGTCGGCGCCTGCGAGAAACTCGAAGACCCGGACGCCCCGGTCTGGGCCAGGACGTATGTCACCAACGTCGAAGCCTTCGGTGCTGGGACAATCGCCCACGATCCGGAGACGGGAGGCATCCTGCCGCATATCCACGTCGCCGCCGGGCTGAAGGCACAGTCGGCCGACGGCCGTACCAGCCACCTCCTGAGCGCCAAGGTCCAGTTTCTCAGCGAGCTCTTCGTCGTGGAAGTGATCTCACCGGCCATGACTCGGCCCCGAAACCCCGAACTGTACGACGTGCCACTGCTCACTTTCGGCCCTCCGGAGTGA